In Ailuropoda melanoleuca isolate Jingjing chromosome X, ASM200744v2, whole genome shotgun sequence, a single genomic region encodes these proteins:
- the LOC100471648 gene encoding olfactory receptor 139, with amino-acid sequence MKLGNETLVSQFLLEGLTDTEELRPLLFAIFLLVYIVAVVGNLGIVSLVVMDSRLHTPMYFFLANLSLLDTAYISNTAPQVLVHLLVPVQTMPYRACPTQIFFLHFLAPWECFLLTAMAYDCYAAICQPLHYLVLMGQWTRTRLASISCLLALADALTHTIFASLLKFRGPRLITHFFCDLPPLIKLSCSSMQANELALFFFSFVVALAPCALVVISYIHVVAAILRIRSAEGRRKAFSTCGAHVTMVCVFYITSVLCYILPSSAYSGLWDWVLSVLYVVLTPMLNPIIYSM; translated from the coding sequence ATGAAGTTGGGGAATGAGACCCTGGTGTCCCAGTTTCTTCTGGAAGGGCTGACTGACACAGAGGAGTTGAGGCCCTTgctctttgcaatttttctgctGGTCTACATAGTGGCTGTGGTTGGGAACCTGGGCATTGTCAGCCTTGTTGTAATGGACTCCCGActtcacacccccatgtacttcttcttAGCCAACCTTTCACTGTTGGACACTGCCTATATCTCCAACACAGCGCCGCAAGTGCTGGTACACCTGCTGGTACCAGTGCAGACCATGCCCTATCGTGCTTGTCCTACCCAGATATTCTTTCTGCACTTCCTGGCTCCCTGGGAGTGCTTCCTGCTCACAGCCATGGCCTACGACTGCTATGCAGCCATCTGTCAGCCACTGCACTACCTAGTCCTCATGGGCCAATGGACCCGGACAAGACTAGCTTCCATCTCCTGCCTGCTTGCCTTGGCCGATGCACTCACTCACACCATCTTTGCATCTCTACTCAAGTTCCGTGGGCCTCGCCTTATCACCCACTTCTTCTGTGACCTCCCGCCACTGATCAAACTCTCTTGCTCAAGCATGCAGGCCAATGAACTTGCCCTGTTCTTCTTCAGTTTTGTGGTGGCTCTTGCACCCTGTGCCCTGGTTGTGATCTCTTATATACACGTCGTGGCTGCTATTCTCAGGATTCGCTCTGCTGAGGGCCGAAGAAAAGCCTTTTCTACCTGTGGTGCTCACGTCACTATGGTCTGCGTTTTCTACATCACTTCAGTTCTCTGCTACATCCTCCCCAGCTCTGCATACTCTGGCTTGTGGGACTGGGTGCTCTCTGTGCTGTACGTGGTCCTCACTCCCATGctcaaccccatcatctacagcATGTGA
- the LOC100471897 gene encoding olfactory receptor 10V1 translates to MAQLQKNHTLSSEFIIVGFGDLAELQIFFFGLFLIMHVVTLAGHTAIVLITLIDSCLQTPMYFFLRNLSTIEICYILVIVPNMLANFLSRSQRMPLLGCALQMHLFIALGGAECFLLAAMAYDRFVAICNPLRYTVVITRALCLQMLTLACISGFALSLTLTTVIFLLPFCQSHEINHFFCDIPAVLFLACSDTRANEIAVFLVCMLILLIPFLLILLSYAFIIAAILRIHSADGRSKAFSTCAGHLLVSVLHYGCAIFIYIRPKSCYTPEQDKIVSLIYTNVTPMLYPMIYSLRNKEVKGALRRLLQSYNQMRQQPNAR, encoded by the coding sequence ATGGCCCAGTTGCAGAAAAACCACACCTTAAGCTCTGAGTTTATTATCGTGGGCTTTGGGGACCTGGCCGAACTGCAAATCTTCTTTTTTGGACTCTTTCTAATCATGCATGTTGTCACCCTAGCAGGGCACACAGCTATTGTGCTCATCACCCTCATTGATTCCTGCCTCCAGAcccccatgtatttcttccttcgCAATCTGTCCACCATTGAAATTTGCTATATATTGGTGATTGTCCCCAACATGCTGGCCAATTTCCTATCCAGGAGCCAGCGTATGCCTCTCCTGGGCTGTGCCTTGCAAATGCACCTCTTCATCGCCCTGGGTGGTGCAGAGTGTTTCCTCCTGGCCGCGATGGCCTATGATCGTTTCGTGGCCATCTGCAACCCACTGCGTTACACGGTCGTCATCACCAGGGCCCTCTGTCTGCAGATGCTGACTCTGGCATGCATCAGTGGCTTTGCACTCTCACTCACCCTTACTACAGTGATATTTCTCCTGCCCTTTTGTCAGTCGCATGAGATCAATCATTTCTTCTGTGACATCCCTGCTGTGCTATTTCTGGCCTGCTCAGACACAAGAGCCAATGAGATTGCAGTCTTCCTCGTCTGCATGCTCATCCTGTTGATTCCCTTCTTGCTGATTCTGCTCTCCTATGCATTCATTATTGCTGCCATCCTCAGAATCCACTCAGCTGACGGAAGGAGCAAAGCCTTTTCCACGTGTGCTGGGCACCTGCTGGTCTCTGTTCTGCACTATGGCTGCGCAATATTCATCTATATTCGCCCTAAGTCCTGCTACACCCCAGAACAGGACAAAATTGTGTCCTTAATCTACACCAATGTAACTCCCATGCTGTACCCTATGATCTATAGTCTGAGGAACAAGGAAGTCAAGGGTGCCCTCAGAAGACTTCTGCAGAGCTATAACCAGATGAGGCAGCAACCCAATGCAAGGTGA